Proteins encoded by one window of Ruminococcaceae bacterium R-25:
- a CDS encoding glyoxylase-like metal-dependent hydrolase (beta-lactamase superfamily II) produces the protein MEEKLELFATKLKPWLHLMDEGHRATGYIVEGDEKVLVIDTMNGFTDIRSYIRKFTDKPVIVVNTHGHPDHIFGNVYFDEAYLNPKDLDLAQMFISDPRFVEACEKHNFTMPPFKPIKEGDVIDLGGKTLEVYELPGHTAGGILLLLKEERILFTGDSINHHLWMMLDGCTPMDEFIKNLDRIMFLEDKADFILHGHARDFDDISLMRCVRQGALEISEGKTSDDGPYEWFGGVAKQHHFKLVDGRHYSPHDSSSIIYRPA, from the coding sequence ATGGAAGAAAAACTCGAATTATTCGCTACGAAACTTAAGCCTTGGCTGCACCTTATGGATGAAGGCCACAGGGCTACCGGATACATAGTTGAAGGTGATGAGAAGGTCCTGGTTATCGACACCATGAACGGCTTTACTGACATCAGGAGCTATATCAGGAAGTTTACTGATAAGCCCGTTATCGTAGTCAACACGCACGGCCACCCGGACCACATTTTCGGAAACGTATATTTCGATGAAGCTTATCTCAATCCCAAGGATCTTGACCTTGCGCAGATGTTTATATCAGATCCGAGATTTGTCGAAGCGTGCGAAAAGCATAACTTCACGATGCCGCCTTTCAAACCAATAAAGGAAGGCGATGTGATCGATCTCGGCGGAAAGACTTTGGAAGTTTATGAGCTCCCCGGGCATACTGCAGGCGGAATCTTACTGCTTCTTAAAGAAGAAAGGATCCTCTTTACGGGAGATTCAATAAATCACCATCTTTGGATGATGCTGGACGGCTGTACTCCGATGGATGAATTCATTAAGAATCTGGACAGGATCATGTTCCTTGAAGACAAGGCAGATTTCATCCTGCACGGCCACGCGAGGGACTTTGACGATATCTCGCTCATGAGATGCGTGCGTCAGGGCGCGCTCGAAATATCAGAGGGGAAGACCTCTGATGACGGACCTTATGAATGGTTCGGCGGAGTCGCAAAGCAGCATCACTTTAAGCTTGTAGACGGCAGGCACTACAGCCCGCACGACAGCAGTTCGATTATTTACAGACCGGCTTAA
- a CDS encoding Cyclic nucleotide-binding domain-containing protein: MSVVEKSFYKGEVIVKEGDIGDSFFRLLEGKASVYADWDKKDQEPFRIALLDTGEYFGEMAIIDSYPRNATIVAVGNVRVIEIPKDDLTLYFQENPDQILELMQHLGRRVQAMTNDYNEAKALLKEVKEAEASKKKSLFSRIKKQVDMYESNKEYVTPPSAEAINEAFEAITDEGTGDIQNFATNSIIYEEGAVENCMYILRSGIVGMYNKDGEKISELQPVSLFGELGMLTGAARDLTAVSESDDTYIELITPEYLEPVFLSCPVKIELILKQLSYRLRVLNIDVINTCKEITETYNKK; this comes from the coding sequence ATGAGCGTAGTTGAGAAGTCTTTCTACAAGGGCGAGGTAATTGTCAAAGAGGGTGATATCGGAGACAGCTTCTTCCGTCTCTTAGAGGGAAAAGCAAGCGTCTATGCAGACTGGGACAAAAAGGACCAGGAACCGTTCCGCATCGCGCTCCTTGATACAGGCGAATATTTCGGCGAGATGGCAATCATCGATTCATATCCGAGAAACGCAACCATCGTTGCAGTCGGCAATGTAAGGGTAATCGAGATTCCCAAAGATGACCTGACCTTATATTTCCAGGAAAATCCCGACCAGATCTTGGAGCTCATGCAGCACCTGGGCAGAAGAGTCCAGGCCATGACCAACGACTATAACGAAGCCAAGGCACTTTTAAAGGAAGTCAAAGAGGCTGAAGCCAGCAAGAAAAAGTCATTGTTCTCCAGGATCAAGAAGCAGGTCGACATGTATGAGAGCAACAAGGAATACGTTACTCCTCCGAGTGCAGAAGCGATCAACGAAGCTTTCGAAGCGATCACAGACGAAGGAACCGGCGACATCCAAAATTTCGCAACTAATTCCATCATCTACGAGGAAGGCGCAGTCGAAAACTGCATGTATATCTTAAGAAGCGGCATCGTCGGAATGTATAACAAGGACGGCGAAAAGATATCTGAACTTCAGCCCGTGTCATTGTTCGGCGAACTCGGAATGCTGACAGGCGCTGCAAGAGATCTCACTGCCGTTTCCGAATCCGATGACACCTATATCGAGCTCATTACGCCAGAGTATCTGGAACCCGTTTTCCTCTCCTGCCCTGTTAAGATCGAACTGATCTTAAAGCAGCTCTCATACCGCTTAAGAGTCCTTAACATCGATGTCATCAACACCTGTAAAGAGATCACGGAAACATACAACAAGAAATAA
- a CDS encoding Castor and Pollux protein voltage-gated ion channel component: MKPSFKERLAYWFDSRMSKGTSDLIRLLAIVSVLGIALITVLLVAFGYSEANGVDVFWDSFATIINAWMPYYSDGDGSIGYLVIMAIAAIIGLLITSVLIGIFTTAIEEYIEGLKESKSTVLEKDHIIILGFTPGEYTLIKQVVLAAGTKKRTIVIGSDTSSEEMREAVYDNIDVPKNVKIIFRTIDIFDPQSIEKVSPATSRHILISPMDDKKTIKVLLAVSLLINSTDNENVRVSALVSKNEYQFPETIAARHNVTTIQMHNTIAKMLAISCTQTGLSDAFREVFAFDGSEFYSTVIKDAAGLTYEELTLRLDKAVPVGLIHDGNVMVNPGKSVKIEEGDRIIVFAEERDSGILANVDCKDLPTAKYESSDTDRTVAIIGYNSSFRTVYEEMLDEISEVIVADIPASKKDAVMKVASRFKDRKITILEDDIDEVENMTKLAQEVHHIVLLSDYTMDNEDADIQSIFRIMRFRDIRTKLGLKFNITAEMCKKANLNLIREDEHMDYVASSNMSSLFLAQLSENYELTPLIKEILDNDGNELRLKKAKDFGINGIHTTQQLRSIALSNNYTLLGYLRHDTYESTFNPNLTDEIDLDGEDSLIVLAEN, translated from the coding sequence ATGAAGCCTTCATTTAAAGAGAGATTAGCTTACTGGTTCGATTCGCGTATGTCTAAAGGTACTTCGGACCTTATCAGACTGCTTGCGATAGTATCTGTTCTGGGCATTGCCCTGATCACGGTTCTGCTCGTTGCTTTCGGTTACAGCGAAGCAAATGGTGTCGATGTTTTCTGGGACAGCTTTGCAACGATAATCAATGCGTGGATGCCGTACTATTCTGACGGTGACGGCTCTATCGGATATCTCGTCATAATGGCAATCGCTGCCATCATCGGCCTTCTCATTACCAGCGTCCTCATCGGTATCTTCACGACAGCGATCGAGGAATATATCGAAGGCCTCAAAGAAAGCAAATCCACTGTTCTCGAAAAGGATCACATCATAATCCTGGGCTTTACTCCCGGTGAATATACCCTGATCAAGCAGGTCGTTCTCGCGGCCGGCACCAAGAAGCGCACCATCGTTATCGGCAGTGATACGAGCAGCGAGGAAATGCGCGAAGCAGTTTACGACAATATCGATGTGCCGAAGAACGTTAAGATCATTTTCCGCACGATCGATATTTTCGATCCCCAGTCAATCGAGAAGGTCTCGCCCGCAACCAGCAGGCACATTCTCATAAGTCCGATGGACGACAAGAAGACCATCAAGGTGCTCCTTGCAGTCTCGCTCCTGATCAACAGCACAGACAACGAGAACGTCCGTGTGAGCGCCCTTGTATCCAAGAACGAATACCAGTTCCCTGAAACGATCGCCGCAAGGCACAACGTCACTACGATACAGATGCATAACACGATCGCGAAAATGCTGGCCATCTCCTGCACGCAGACAGGCCTTTCCGATGCGTTCAGAGAAGTGTTCGCATTCGACGGCAGCGAGTTCTATTCGACCGTGATCAAAGATGCTGCAGGTCTCACATATGAAGAACTTACATTAAGACTCGATAAAGCAGTTCCGGTCGGATTGATCCACGACGGCAATGTCATGGTAAATCCCGGCAAGTCCGTAAAGATAGAAGAGGGCGACCGCATAATCGTATTTGCCGAAGAACGCGATTCCGGCATCCTTGCGAACGTTGACTGCAAGGATCTTCCCACGGCGAAGTATGAATCTTCCGATACAGACAGAACGGTTGCAATAATCGGATACAATTCCTCATTCAGGACTGTCTACGAAGAGATGCTCGACGAGATCTCAGAAGTTATCGTTGCAGATATCCCGGCTTCCAAGAAAGATGCAGTAATGAAGGTTGCCTCAAGGTTTAAGGACCGCAAGATCACCATCCTGGAAGACGACATCGACGAAGTCGAGAACATGACGAAACTCGCACAGGAAGTCCATCACATCGTTCTCTTAAGCGATTACACGATGGATAATGAAGATGCCGATATCCAGAGCATCTTCCGCATCATGAGATTCAGGGACATCCGTACAAAACTCGGTCTCAAGTTCAACATCACCGCCGAAATGTGCAAGAAGGCTAACCTCAACCTTATCAGGGAAGACGAGCACATGGACTATGTTGCGTCTTCGAACATGTCCTCGCTCTTCCTCGCCCAGCTCTCCGAAAACTATGAACTCACACCTCTCATCAAAGAGATCCTGGACAATGACGGTAACGAGCTCCGTCTCAAGAAAGCCAAGGACTTCGGCATCAACGGTATCCACACGACACAGCAGCTTAGAAGCATCGCGCTGTCCAACAACTACACTTTGTTAGGTTACCTGCGTCACGACACATACGAGAGCACCTTCAATCCTAATCTCACAGATGAGATCGATCTTGACGGCGAAGACAGCCTTATCGTGCTGGCGGAGAATTAA
- a CDS encoding multiple sugar transport system permease protein codes for MSTNELTLTEDKKKTIALKITTYVVSILLTFMILTPLYYFLRQTFLEEVKLVHGAGDNTQLVITPREHMITLKEFAQLFTAADFIGFRNSMLVTCTSTLLNMYFSALTAYAITAYQWKLRQAFEKFIIVAMMIPSTVASIGFVQMCYKFHLINNLIMLIIPALATPMTVFFIRMYLKATFSKEIVESARLDGAGEFRIFNQIMLPLMKPAIATQTIFCFVASWTDEWVPRIILIDNSKNIKTLPLMGSIQGAGLLMLIPPVILYALLSKHIVEGIALGSVKA; via the coding sequence ATGAGTACTAATGAACTGACATTGACTGAAGATAAGAAAAAAACTATTGCCCTTAAGATAACAACTTATGTTGTCTCTATCTTACTGACTTTCATGATCCTTACGCCTCTTTATTATTTTCTCAGACAGACGTTTTTAGAAGAAGTCAAGCTGGTCCATGGCGCAGGAGATAATACCCAGCTGGTAATCACTCCGCGTGAGCACATGATAACCTTGAAAGAGTTCGCACAGCTGTTTACTGCTGCAGACTTCATCGGTTTCAGGAACTCAATGCTCGTTACATGCACCAGTACTCTCCTGAACATGTATTTTTCTGCGCTGACGGCATACGCGATCACCGCTTACCAGTGGAAATTGAGACAGGCTTTTGAAAAGTTCATCATCGTTGCCATGATGATCCCCAGCACCGTAGCATCTATCGGTTTTGTCCAGATGTGCTATAAGTTCCACCTGATCAATAATCTTATAATGCTCATCATACCGGCACTTGCTACGCCGATGACGGTATTCTTCATCAGAATGTATCTGAAGGCTACATTCTCGAAGGAGATAGTAGAATCAGCAAGGCTTGACGGTGCAGGTGAATTCAGGATCTTCAACCAGATCATGCTGCCGCTCATGAAACCGGCCATCGCTACGCAGACCATATTCTGCTTTGTTGCGAGCTGGACAGATGAATGGGTTCCGAGGATCATTCTCATCGACAACAGTAAAAACATCAAAACACTTCCTCTCATGGGAAGCATACAGGGCGCAGGTCTCCTTATGCTGATACCGCCTGTTATTCTCTATGCGTTGCTTTCTAAGCACATCGTCGAAGGTATCGCGTTAGGAAGCGTCAAGGCATAA
- a CDS encoding NAD(P)-dependent dehydrogenase (short-subunit alcohol dehydrogenase family) — MSDILKNKTAIVTGANSGMGMATVKALSDMGAKVIMLCRSEKRGREAIEKLTSDKPRDLELILCDLGDYASIRSFAEQVRKSHSHIDILVNNAGFISLDRQETKDGLERQFGINHIGHFLLTTSILDLMGEGGRIVNVASGAHKTGKIHFDDINLHKGFNVIKAYSQSKLANVLFTRELARRVKDRGITVNCCHPGAVATNIGIDRKTGFGKTITGLLKPFFQTPEQGARTAVFLASSDSVSGITGEYFYKCRIAKSSKRSKDMELAKRLYEFSEELVKS; from the coding sequence ATGAGTGATATTTTGAAAAACAAGACAGCAATCGTTACCGGAGCAAATTCCGGCATGGGCATGGCTACCGTGAAAGCGTTAAGCGACATGGGAGCTAAGGTCATCATGCTCTGCAGGAGCGAAAAGAGGGGCAGGGAAGCAATAGAAAAGCTGACTTCAGATAAGCCGAGAGATTTGGAACTTATCTTATGCGATCTGGGCGATTATGCTTCCATAAGATCTTTTGCAGAACAGGTCAGAAAGAGCCACAGCCATATAGACATCCTGGTCAACAATGCAGGCTTTATTTCGCTCGACAGACAGGAGACAAAAGATGGCCTGGAGAGGCAGTTCGGAATTAATCACATCGGCCATTTCCTTCTTACGACGAGCATTTTAGATCTCATGGGTGAGGGCGGCAGGATCGTAAATGTTGCATCCGGCGCACACAAGACCGGCAAGATCCATTTCGACGATATCAATCTTCATAAAGGGTTTAATGTCATCAAGGCATATTCGCAGAGCAAGCTCGCCAACGTGCTCTTCACAAGAGAGCTTGCAAGACGCGTAAAGGACAGAGGAATAACGGTCAACTGCTGTCATCCGGGAGCTGTTGCGACCAACATCGGAATCGACCGCAAAACAGGTTTTGGAAAGACCATCACAGGACTTTTAAAGCCCTTCTTCCAGACTCCCGAACAGGGTGCGCGGACAGCGGTATTTTTAGCATCAAGCGATTCTGTGTCGGGCATCACTGGCGAGTATTTTTATAAGTGCAGGATAGCCAAGTCTTCGAAGCGTTCCAAGGATATGGAACTTGCAAAAAGGCTCTATGAATTCAGCGAAGAACTGGTGAAATCCTAG
- a CDS encoding multiple sugar transport system permease protein, producing the protein MSNKNRIERRYTKWGYIFVIPFVVVFLIFSFWPMVSTIYYAFCYLKHAGNTNPVLLPLLDEPKPWYYNFKDVFVAKSFWDALKNTLLFFFASTIPEWLLAFWLAVMMTDRRMKIRGRFVWKTAFFFPKLVAGSALGYSVLDHILTVVGQGSFYTIAASAMNGFGFKEKDFEFLTSVQFFIILTTIFMHFGITFIYAVAGITGIPVEVFEAAEIDGANRLQTFFKVTLPSMRPMMFFITVVSVVDGIGMYDIPSLFGPFDTFRRNLTLMMYMEKQAFAGSYAYDKASAASLVLLLIYILMSGIIYFLFLRDRDEAKLRKLNKQKERELARSI; encoded by the coding sequence ATGAGCAACAAAAACCGCATAGAAAGGCGATACACTAAATGGGGTTATATCTTTGTAATCCCCTTTGTTGTTGTCTTTTTGATATTCAGCTTCTGGCCGATGGTCAGCACCATCTATTACGCGTTCTGCTATCTGAAGCATGCCGGAAATACCAATCCGGTATTACTTCCTTTGTTGGATGAGCCCAAGCCCTGGTATTATAATTTTAAGGACGTCTTTGTAGCTAAATCTTTCTGGGATGCCCTGAAGAATACGCTTTTATTCTTCTTTGCTTCAACTATTCCGGAATGGCTCCTGGCATTCTGGCTGGCAGTAATGATGACTGACAGAAGAATGAAGATCAGGGGAAGATTCGTTTGGAAGACAGCTTTCTTTTTCCCTAAGCTCGTTGCCGGATCGGCATTGGGCTACAGTGTTTTAGACCACATTCTTACAGTCGTCGGACAAGGTTCTTTTTATACCATAGCTGCATCCGCGATGAACGGTTTCGGTTTTAAGGAGAAAGACTTTGAGTTCTTAACTTCGGTTCAGTTCTTCATCATATTGACGACGATCTTCATGCACTTCGGCATTACCTTTATCTATGCGGTAGCAGGCATAACGGGAATCCCTGTCGAGGTATTTGAAGCTGCAGAGATCGACGGCGCCAACAGACTCCAGACTTTCTTTAAGGTCACGCTCCCTTCAATGCGTCCTATGATGTTCTTCATTACCGTTGTTTCAGTCGTAGACGGAATCGGAATGTATGACATTCCAAGCTTGTTCGGACCTTTCGATACTTTCAGAAGAAATCTTACGCTCATGATGTATATGGAAAAGCAGGCATTTGCAGGATCTTACGCTTATGACAAAGCGTCTGCGGCAAGCCTTGTCTTACTTTTGATCTATATCCTCATGTCCGGAATCATTTATTTCCTGTTCCTCAGGGATAGGGACGAAGCGAAGCTTAGAAAGCTTAATAAGCAGAAGGAAAGAGAGCTTGCGAGGAGCATCTGA
- a CDS encoding flavin reductase (DIM6/NTAB) family NADH-FMN oxidoreductase RutF yields MSRKNFGAKPVMYPQPVLIIATYDENGVPNAMNAAWGITTDYKEITISLSEHKTTDNLAVRKAFTVSMATEDQVIPCDYVGIESGRKVPDKFAKAGFHATKSEFVDAPLIDELPMALECRVKSFNDGILVGEIVNVSADESVLTDGKVDPKKLKPITFDPINNTYIGLGEVVGDAFKDGNKIK; encoded by the coding sequence ATGAGCAGAAAAAACTTTGGCGCGAAGCCTGTTATGTATCCGCAGCCCGTACTCATTATTGCCACATACGATGAAAACGGCGTTCCCAATGCGATGAATGCTGCATGGGGAATCACCACCGATTATAAGGAGATCACGATAAGCCTGAGCGAGCATAAGACTACTGATAATCTCGCAGTCAGGAAAGCTTTCACGGTCAGCATGGCAACAGAAGACCAGGTCATTCCCTGTGATTATGTCGGTATCGAATCAGGAAGAAAAGTACCTGATAAGTTCGCTAAGGCCGGATTCCATGCCACAAAGAGCGAATTCGTTGACGCTCCCCTCATAGACGAACTTCCTATGGCATTGGAGTGCAGAGTAAAGAGCTTTAATGACGGCATTCTTGTCGGTGAAATAGTTAATGTTTCAGCAGATGAGAGCGTTCTTACAGACGGCAAAGTAGATCCCAAAAAGCTTAAGCCGATTACTTTCGATCCGATAAACAACACTTATATCGGACTGGGCGAAGTAGTCGGTGATGCCTTCAAAGACGGCAACAAAATTAAATAA
- a CDS encoding diguanylate cyclase (GGDEF)-like protein — protein sequence MSKNLYDYDINDIAGQFVDSVGAIVVVDPAIDAYKAIVRRGMFEKLLNESGIYHDLILDLWFHFNDSNEMVAGDYQIFADNTGVFNTKYSRRLKIVLDGEDVSHLVQLTVYPFDDASKYIFIMDEFDDNESLQESLTTKKINTIQNTYLFSMYIDLVADTTSSINVAEISDDVVNYNLKYSDWRMMIVNMIWPEDQEQFLRRTDPEYLKKNFTPGRTSSYDCMMRNLEGNFIWVKLIFSRAQTYNDEDYKFVFMVQDIDDDSKELMNTLQKYEEKAIRDPLTGVLNHGEIETQLNNAIARRQNSDDPVSVMMLDLDHFKAVNDNYGHAAGDTTLKLFAKILLDSSVEERASVGRWGGEEFVIVCRDKDEEKAAAMAETIRQRVEAYQFPDIFHITCSIGITEIKKDDDFAGAFDRLDKAMYASKHNGRNKVTQL from the coding sequence ATGAGTAAGAACTTATACGATTATGATATTAACGACATAGCAGGTCAGTTTGTTGACAGCGTCGGCGCGATCGTAGTTGTAGACCCTGCGATCGATGCATATAAGGCCATCGTCCGCCGCGGAATGTTCGAGAAACTGTTAAATGAATCCGGAATCTATCACGACCTGATCCTGGATCTGTGGTTCCATTTTAACGATTCGAATGAAATGGTCGCCGGCGATTACCAGATATTTGCCGATAATACAGGCGTTTTCAATACCAAGTACAGCAGAAGGCTTAAGATCGTCCTCGATGGTGAGGACGTATCCCACCTCGTGCAGCTCACAGTATATCCTTTCGATGACGCTTCGAAATACATATTCATTATGGATGAATTCGACGACAACGAGTCTTTGCAGGAATCCTTAACGACAAAGAAGATAAACACGATTCAGAACACATACCTGTTCTCAATGTATATCGACCTCGTAGCAGATACTACGAGCAGCATCAATGTCGCCGAGATCTCCGATGACGTCGTAAACTATAACCTCAAGTATTCTGACTGGAGAATGATGATCGTAAACATGATCTGGCCGGAAGACCAGGAGCAGTTCCTGCGCCGCACGGATCCCGAGTATCTGAAAAAGAACTTTACACCCGGCCGTACATCTTCCTACGACTGCATGATGAGAAATCTCGAAGGTAACTTCATCTGGGTCAAGCTCATCTTCAGCCGCGCGCAGACATATAACGATGAAGACTACAAATTCGTCTTCATGGTCCAGGACATCGATGACGATTCCAAGGAATTGATGAACACGCTCCAAAAGTATGAGGAAAAAGCCATCAGGGATCCTCTCACAGGCGTCCTTAATCACGGCGAGATCGAGACACAGTTAAACAATGCGATAGCAAGAAGACAGAACAGCGATGATCCTGTATCCGTCATGATGCTCGACCTGGATCACTTCAAAGCAGTAAACGATAACTATGGCCACGCAGCAGGCGATACAACGCTCAAGCTTTTCGCAAAGATCCTGCTCGACTCATCAGTTGAGGAAAGGGCTTCTGTAGGCCGTTGGGGCGGCGAGGAATTCGTAATCGTATGCCGCGATAAAGATGAGGAAAAAGCCGCCGCCATGGCAGAGACCATTAGGCAGAGAGTCGAAGCATACCAGTTCCCTGACATCTTCCACATAACCTGCTCTATCGGCATCACCGAGATCAAGAAGGATGATGACTTTGCCGGTGCATTTGACAGGCTCGACAAAGCAATGTACGCATCCAAGCACAATGGCCGTAATAAGGTAACTCAGCTCTGA
- a CDS encoding putative hydrolase of the HAD superfamily, translating to MIKNVVLDMGNVLLDFRPEYVMDQFCSSEEEKDVIRRELFEGPEWPLGDRGDIKDKDRFDLVKVRVPEKYHEALKNCALHWDICMDPLDGAKEFCEKVKEKGYKIFVLSNASDLFYVYFPKFLPLDFFDGVFVSSDYLMLKPDVEIYKTFLDKYGLKGEECLFIDDRQDNIEGAGKAGLNTFRFEGDYEKVLDQLK from the coding sequence ATGATTAAAAACGTAGTGCTGGACATGGGAAATGTCCTTTTGGATTTCAGGCCTGAATATGTTATGGATCAGTTCTGCTCTTCTGAAGAAGAGAAGGACGTGATCAGGAGAGAGCTTTTCGAAGGTCCCGAGTGGCCTTTGGGCGACAGAGGCGATATCAAGGATAAGGACAGATTCGACCTGGTCAAGGTAAGAGTACCTGAGAAGTATCACGAAGCGCTGAAGAACTGCGCGCTCCATTGGGATATCTGCATGGACCCTTTGGATGGCGCGAAGGAATTCTGCGAAAAGGTAAAAGAGAAGGGTTATAAGATCTTCGTTTTGTCCAATGCGAGCGACCTGTTCTATGTTTATTTCCCGAAGTTCCTGCCGCTCGATTTTTTCGATGGCGTATTTGTATCTTCGGATTATCTTATGCTCAAGCCCGATGTGGAGATCTATAAGACATTCCTTGATAAGTATGGCTTAAAGGGTGAGGAATGCCTTTTCATAGATGACAGGCAGGACAATATAGAAGGCGCGGGAAAAGCGGGACTCAATACTTTCCGTTTCGAAGGCGATTACGAAAAAGTACTGGACCAGCTTAAATAA